The following are encoded together in the Peromyscus maniculatus bairdii isolate BWxNUB_F1_BW_parent chromosome 22, HU_Pman_BW_mat_3.1, whole genome shotgun sequence genome:
- the LOC102922168 gene encoding interleukin-27 subunit beta-like: MSQRLLLSLTLWASCSPGNAGIAALSQPRVRCRASRYPVAVDCSCTPLGAPNSTMATMATSFVATYRLGVAAQQQSQSCLQPNPQATGCTIPDVYLFPMVPYVLNDMVMHPSRSLLGFVAEQISECLSFPPLTVPTLHHGGPPSLDVPCSLPPQALFQPHLPPVTSPHPRLEPAWGVTWLPSLAF; encoded by the exons ATGTCCCAGCGGCTCCTCCTGTCACTCACCCTCTGGGCAAGCTGCTCCCCGGGCAATGCAGGGATAG CTGCTCTGAGCCAGCCCAGGGTCCGATGCCGTGCCTCTCGGTACCCCGTGGCTGTGGACTGCTCCTGTACGCCGCTAGGGGCTCCCAACTCCACGATGGCCACGATGGCCACGTCCTTCGTCGCCACTTACAG GCTAGGCGTGGCTGCCCAGCAGCAGAGCCAGTCCTGCCTACAGCCGAACCCCCAGGCCACTGGGTGCACCATCCCTGATGTGTACCTGTTCCCCATGGTGCCCTATGTGTTAAATGACATGGTGATGCACCCCAGCAGGAGTCTCCTGGGATTTGTGGCTGAGCAGATCAGTGAGTGTCTGTCTTTCCCGCCCCTTACAGTCCCCACCCTCCACCACGGCGGGCCCCCCAGTCTTGACGTTCCCTGCAGCCTCCCTCCTCAGGCTCTCTTCCAGCCTCACTTGCCTCCTGTTACTTCTCCACACCCCAGGCTCGAGCCTGCCTGGGGTGTTACATGGCTTCCTTCCTTGGCCTTCTAA
- the LOC102920016 gene encoding uncharacterized protein LOC102920016 isoform X1: protein MLETYWNLTCIGYKWEDHNIEEHCQSCRRNGSRCVICHSRHNPCEHKGHGKKHCSSVSLRTTERYVVVPTMRRHDDCDTSLQLTGFPASVEIHQQTLIGENEYQEYGNSSLSSGSLCTCSVAHSIRKCYECSQCGPTLSSSSSLQRCGKPHVLREYNKCESSTKGFSCYRHLQTHQSPNNEENLYKYNQCDKAFRCDCSLKHQRTHLEGKPCEYNQRCKGFACHSPHQVHRIQTSEKRYESQQCDKAFECPLIHNRSYTGEKPYECNQCGKAFAEERSLHSHERFHTGEKPYKCNECGKAFRVKNSLLSHERIHTGEKPYECHECGKAFVYNSHLLSHLKSHTGEKPHECHECGKAFAQKHELHRHEIIHTGEKPYECHQCGKAFVQKSDLHRHERIHTGEKPYECSQCGQAFVQKNVLHRHEIIHTGEKPYECNQCGKAFAEKRSLQSHERFHTGEKPYKCNRCGKAFRGKSSLLCHERIHTGEKPYQCHECGKAFARKSYLLSHERIHTGEKPYACNQCGKAFPYNSRLLTHLKTHTGEKSYECNECGKLFAQKSHLLSHERIHTGEKPYECNQCGKAFTEKSHLLSHERIHNGEKPYECNQCGKAFAQKSHLHRHESLHSGEKPYECNQCGKAFARKSSLQSHERIHTGEKPYECNQCGKAFAEKRNFHRHEIIHNGEKRYECNQCGKAFTEKRSLHSHERIHTWKETL, encoded by the exons atgctggaaaccTACTGGAACCTCACTTGTATAG GTTACAAATGGGAAGACcataatattgaagaacattgtcaGAGCTGTAGAAGAAATGGAAG CAGGTGTGTCATCTGTCACTCTAGACACAATCCATGTGAGCATAAGGGACATGGAAAGAAACATTGTAGTTCTGTCTCTCTCAGAACAACTGAAAGATATGTGGTAGTCCCCACTATGAGAAGACATGATGACTGTGATACAAGTTTACAATTAACTGGTTTTCCAGCTTCAGTGGAAATTCATCAACAAACTCTCATTGGAGAAAATGAGTACCAGGAATATGGaaattcatctctctcttctgGTTCACTGTGCACATGTAGTGTGGCTCACAGTATAAGAAAATGTTATGAATGCAGTCAGTGTGGTCCAACTCTGAGTTCTTCAAGTTCTCTTCAAAGATGTGGAAAACCTCATGTGTTAAGAGAATATAATAAATGTGAGTCATCTACCAAAGGCTTTAGCTGTTACAGGCATCTTCAAACACACCAATCACCCAATAATGAAGAGAATCTCTATAAATacaatcaatgtgataaagcctttagATGTGATTGCTCTTTAAAACACCAAAGAACTCATTTGGAAGGAAAACCCTGTGAGTATAATCAAAGATGTAAAGGCTTTGCATGTCATAGTCCTCATCAAGTACATAGAATTCAAACTAGTGAGAAAAGGTATGAATCTCagcaatgtgataaagcctttgaaTGTCCCTTAATACATAATAGAAGttacactggagagaaaccctatgaatgtaatcaatgtggtaaagcctttgcagaaGAGAGAAGCCTTCACAGTCATGAAAGatttcatactggagagaaaccctataaatgtaatgaatgtggtaaagcctttagaGTGAAGAATAGTCTtctcagtcatgaaagaattcatactggagagaaaccctatgaatgtcatgaatgtggtaaagcatttgtATATAACAGTCATCTTCTCAGTCACTTAAaaagtcatactggagagaaacctcaTGAATGTCATGaatgtggtaaagcatttgcacAGAAGCATGAACTTCACAGACATGAAAttattcatactggagagaaaccctatgaatgtcatcaatgtggtaaagcctttgtacagAAGAGTGATCttcacagacatgaaagaattcatacgggagagaagccctatgaatgtagtCAATGTGGTCAAGCCTTTGTGCAGAAGAATgttcttcacagacatgaaataattcatactggagagaaaccctatgaatgtaatcaatgtggaaaagcctttgcAGAGAAGAGAAGTCTTCAGAGTCATGAAAGatttcacactggagagaaaccctataaatgtaatcgatgtggtaaagcctttagaGGGAAGAGTAGTCTTCTctgtcatgaaagaattcatactggagagaaaccctatcaatgtcatgaatgtggtaaagcctttgcacgaaAGAGTTATCTtctcagtcatgaaagaattcatactggagagaaaccttatgcatgtaatcaatgtggtaaagcctttccATATAATAGTCGTCTTCTCACTCACTTAAAAACTCATACCGGAGAGAAAtcctatgaatgtaatgaatgtggcaAACTCTTTGCACAGAAGAGTCATCTtctcagtcatgaaagaattcatactggagagaaaccctatgaatgtaatcaatgtggtaaagcctttacagaGAAGAGTCATCTtctcagtcatgaaagaattcataatggtgagaaaccctatgaatgtaatcaatgtggtaaagcctttgcacagaagagtCATCTTCATAGACATGAAAGTcttcattctggagagaaaccctatgaatgtaatcagtgtggtaaagcctttgcacggAAGAGTAGtcttcaaagtcatgaaagaattcatactggagagaaaccctatgaatgtaatcaatgtggtaaagcctttgcagagAAGAGGAATTTTCACAGACATGAAATAATTCATAATGGAGAGAAAcgctatgaatgtaatcagtgtggtaaagcctttacagaGAAGAGAAGTCTTCatagtcatgaaagaattcatacttgGAAAGAAACTCTGTGA